The proteins below are encoded in one region of Styela clava chromosome 4, kaStyClav1.hap1.2, whole genome shotgun sequence:
- the LOC120326092 gene encoding uncharacterized protein LOC120326092 isoform X2 translates to MSKQLANARLTQKRPSSPSDCGPKKKANLNTSFGKFNCDVPENVNEIIQKLLARQVELVEQLVFKDVECQKLQRKFDEVDRNFRKWHDFAVSLQARVKRLALILHRQQDSMKNLQNKEIITNDTTEAKPQVSKVSPGLSQSNMSKSTVLKDESGKYSKSYIVKLKQEFQPKSDTSASPSVIIDLTEDEAASSFTNHINKPNSQAAVTPSNVKQNMVKPTLNSGISGNVTSATLVHHTSKKLFMSNNDSKPLAPAQPVGLSTANSNVRQTVQVTTMPSQIGRNALNSDSVINCTNGTPYPPLPPMPLPPANLQKLSFPPPYQPLLRINKSKDGIELSWDHPGVSRAKMDSYELYVYQHNPNSSSGNRWKKIGNDSIKAMPLPMACTLSQFSTGSKYYFAVRGKDVHGRYGIFSAPCCSTDVQ, encoded by the exons ATGAGTAAGCAATTGGCTAATGCTAGACTGACGCAAAAAAGACCGTCCAGCCCGTCGGATTGTGGGCCCAAAAAG aaggcAAATTTGAATACCAGTTTCGGCAAATTTAATTGTGATGTGCCAGAGAATGTAAATGAG ataatacaaaaattgttgGCAAGACAAGTGGAACTTGTTGAACAATTAGTTTTTAAAGATGTAGAATGTCAAAAATTGCAAAGAAAATTTGACGAAGTAGATCGTAACTTTCGGAAATGGCATGATTTCGCAGTTAGTCTGCAGGCACGG GTTAAGCGACTAGCGCTGATTTTACACAGACAACAAGATTCtatgaaaaaccttcaaaataaggagATAATCACAAATGATACAACAGAGGCAAAACCGCAGGTTTCTAAG GTTTCTCCTGGTCTAAGTCAATCTAACATGTCTAAAAGCACAGTTCTGAAAG ATGAGAGTGGAAAATATTCGAAAAGTTACATTGTAAAACTGAAGCAAGAATTTCAGCCAAAATCTGACACGTCAGCTTCACCTTCTGTTATTATTGACCTCACAGAAGATGAGGCAGCAAGTAGTTTCACAAATCATATTAATAAACCAAATTCACAAGCTGCAGTCACACCGTCGAATGTCAAACAGAACATG GTCAAACCAACACTAAACAGTGGAATATCAGGAAATGTAACTTCAG CTACTCTTGTGCATCATacctcaaaaaaattgtttatgagTAATAATGATAGCAAACCTCTTGCACCTGCTCAACCGGTTGGATTATCTACGGCAAATTCAAATGTTCG cCAAACTGTCCAGGTCACCACAATGCCATCACAGATAGGAAGGAATGCTTTAAATAGTGATAGCGTT ATAAATTGCACGAATGGAACTCCTTATCCACCTCTACCTCCAATGCCATTACCGCCAGCAAATTTGCAAAAATTATCTTTTCCACCACCATATCAACCATTGCTGAGAATAAATAAG AGCAAAGATGGTATAGAATTGTCATGGGACCATCCTGGTGTTTCTCGTGCGAAGATGGATAGCTATGAATTATATGTTTACCAGCATAATCCAAACAGTAGCAGTGGTAATCGCTGgaaaaaaataggaaatg ATTCCATAAAGGCAATGCCACTACCAATGGCCTGCACACTGAGCCAATTCTCTACGGGTTCGAAGTATTATTTTGCTGTACGCGGAAAAGATGTACATGGACGATATGGTATTTTTAGTGCACCTTGTTGCAGCACTGATGTTCAGTGA
- the LOC120326092 gene encoding uncharacterized protein LOC120326092 isoform X1 translates to MSKQLANARLTQKRPSSPSDCGPKKKANLNTSFGKFNCDVPENVNEIIQKLLARQVELVEQLVFKDVECQKLQRKFDEVDRNFRKWHDFAVSLQARVKRLALILHRQQDSMKNLQNKEIITNDTTEAKPQVSKVSPGLSQSNMSKSTVLKDESGKYSKSYIVKLKQEFQPKSDTSASPSVIIDLTEDEAASSFTNHINKPNSQAAVTPSNVKQNMVKPTLNSGISGNVTSATLVHHTSKKLFMSNNDSKPLAPAQPVGLSTANSNVRQTVQVTTMPSQIGRNALNSDSVINSIKQQQFLLQKNGIRSPLTINCTNGTPYPPLPPMPLPPANLQKLSFPPPYQPLLRINKSKDGIELSWDHPGVSRAKMDSYELYVYQHNPNSSSGNRWKKIGNDSIKAMPLPMACTLSQFSTGSKYYFAVRGKDVHGRYGIFSAPCCSTDVQ, encoded by the exons ATGAGTAAGCAATTGGCTAATGCTAGACTGACGCAAAAAAGACCGTCCAGCCCGTCGGATTGTGGGCCCAAAAAG aaggcAAATTTGAATACCAGTTTCGGCAAATTTAATTGTGATGTGCCAGAGAATGTAAATGAG ataatacaaaaattgttgGCAAGACAAGTGGAACTTGTTGAACAATTAGTTTTTAAAGATGTAGAATGTCAAAAATTGCAAAGAAAATTTGACGAAGTAGATCGTAACTTTCGGAAATGGCATGATTTCGCAGTTAGTCTGCAGGCACGG GTTAAGCGACTAGCGCTGATTTTACACAGACAACAAGATTCtatgaaaaaccttcaaaataaggagATAATCACAAATGATACAACAGAGGCAAAACCGCAGGTTTCTAAG GTTTCTCCTGGTCTAAGTCAATCTAACATGTCTAAAAGCACAGTTCTGAAAG ATGAGAGTGGAAAATATTCGAAAAGTTACATTGTAAAACTGAAGCAAGAATTTCAGCCAAAATCTGACACGTCAGCTTCACCTTCTGTTATTATTGACCTCACAGAAGATGAGGCAGCAAGTAGTTTCACAAATCATATTAATAAACCAAATTCACAAGCTGCAGTCACACCGTCGAATGTCAAACAGAACATG GTCAAACCAACACTAAACAGTGGAATATCAGGAAATGTAACTTCAG CTACTCTTGTGCATCATacctcaaaaaaattgtttatgagTAATAATGATAGCAAACCTCTTGCACCTGCTCAACCGGTTGGATTATCTACGGCAAATTCAAATGTTCG cCAAACTGTCCAGGTCACCACAATGCCATCACAGATAGGAAGGAATGCTTTAAATAGTGATAGCGTT ATCAATTCAATCAAGCAACAGCAATTCTTACTGCAGAAAAATGGAATTCGATCACCTCTTACA ATAAATTGCACGAATGGAACTCCTTATCCACCTCTACCTCCAATGCCATTACCGCCAGCAAATTTGCAAAAATTATCTTTTCCACCACCATATCAACCATTGCTGAGAATAAATAAG AGCAAAGATGGTATAGAATTGTCATGGGACCATCCTGGTGTTTCTCGTGCGAAGATGGATAGCTATGAATTATATGTTTACCAGCATAATCCAAACAGTAGCAGTGGTAATCGCTGgaaaaaaataggaaatg ATTCCATAAAGGCAATGCCACTACCAATGGCCTGCACACTGAGCCAATTCTCTACGGGTTCGAAGTATTATTTTGCTGTACGCGGAAAAGATGTACATGGACGATATGGTATTTTTAGTGCACCTTGTTGCAGCACTGATGTTCAGTGA